A genomic region of Neisseria cinerea contains the following coding sequences:
- a CDS encoding superoxide dismutase, with amino-acid sequence MEHKLPQLPYELDALSPHLSKETLEFHYGKHHQTYITNLNNQIKGTEFENLPLEEIVKKSSGGVFNNAAQTWNHTFYWLGFTPKGQGKPSGELAAAIDAKWGSFEKFQEAFSACAAGTFGSGWAWLVKTPAGELDLVSTSNAATPLTTENTPLLTCDVWEHAYYIDYRNSRPNYLKGFWEIVNWDEVAKRFAA; translated from the coding sequence ATGGAACATAAGCTGCCGCAACTGCCTTATGAACTGGACGCATTGTCCCCGCATCTGAGCAAAGAGACTTTGGAGTTCCACTACGGCAAACACCATCAAACCTACATCACCAACCTGAACAATCAAATCAAAGGCACCGAATTTGAAAACCTGCCTTTGGAAGAAATTGTGAAAAAATCTTCAGGCGGCGTGTTCAACAACGCGGCCCAAACTTGGAATCACACTTTCTACTGGCTGGGTTTCACGCCCAAAGGTCAAGGCAAACCTTCCGGCGAACTGGCCGCCGCCATCGACGCCAAATGGGGCAGCTTCGAGAAATTCCAAGAAGCATTCTCCGCTTGCGCTGCCGGTACTTTCGGCTCCGGTTGGGCATGGCTGGTGAAAACCCCTGCCGGCGAATTGGATTTGGTTTCCACTTCCAACGCGGCAACTCCGCTGACTACTGAAAACACTCCGCTGCTGACCTGCGACGTGTGGGAACACGCCTATTACATCGACTACCGCAACAGCCGTCCCAACTACCTGAAAGGTTTCTGGGAAATCGTTAACTGGGACGAAGTCGCCAAACGCTTCGCCGCCTAA
- the pilV gene encoding type IV pilus modification protein PilV, whose amino-acid sequence MNNNDCCRLKNPQLGMTLIEVLVAMFVLTIGILALLSVQLRTVTSVREAETQTIVSQITQNLMEGMLINPTIGSDSGKKAYTLYMKKGVSSANDGEFTIDAIKTKEQLAEAQLKRFSYELKNALPDAANIYYAVCKDSSGAAPTLSGKGFSSNCDNKANGDTLIKVLWVKDSEGQSDIDSTNLKTHGNNIVYTYQARVGGQE is encoded by the coding sequence ATGAATAATAATGATTGTTGCCGTCTGAAAAATCCCCAGTTGGGTATGACGTTAATAGAAGTCTTGGTCGCCATGTTCGTTCTGACCATCGGTATTTTGGCGTTGCTGTCTGTGCAGTTGCGGACGGTTACTTCTGTTCGGGAAGCGGAAACCCAAACGATTGTCAGCCAGATTACCCAAAACCTGATGGAAGGAATGTTGATTAATCCGACCATTGGTTCGGATAGCGGTAAAAAGGCCTACACGCTTTATATGAAGAAAGGTGTTTCCTCCGCCAATGATGGTGAGTTTACGATTGATGCCATAAAAACTAAGGAGCAGTTGGCAGAGGCACAATTGAAGAGATTTAGTTATGAGCTGAAAAATGCCTTGCCGGATGCTGCCAATATTTATTATGCCGTCTGTAAGGATTCGTCGGGTGCCGCCCCGACATTGTCAGGCAAAGGTTTTTCTTCAAATTGTGACAATAAAGCAAATGGAGACACCTTGATTAAGGTATTGTGGGTAAAAGATTCGGAAGGACAGTCGGACATTGACTCTACCAATCTGAAAACCCATGGTAACAATATTGTGTATACCTATCAGGCAAGGGTCGGAGGTCAGGAATGA
- the dnaB gene encoding replicative DNA helicase has product MNDYTAMPSEDGGIGSLSLPPHSMEAEQSVLGGLMLENPAWDRIADVVSGEDFYRHEHRLIFRSIAKLINESRPADVITVQEDLQRNEELEAAGGFEYLISLAQNTPSAANIRRYAEIVRERSIMRQLAEVGTEIARSAYNPQGRDAGQLLDEAENKVFQIAESTAKSKQGFLEMPELLKEVVERIDMLYSRDNPDEVTGVSTGFIDLDKKTSGLQPGDLIIVAGRPSMGKTAFSINIAEHVAIEGKLPVAVFSMEMGGAQLVMRMLGSVGRLDQSILKTGRLADEHWGRLNEAVVKLSDAPMYIDETPGLTALELRARARRLARQFNGKLGLIVIDYLQLMSGSGRSDNRASELGEISRSLKALAKELQVPIIALSQLSRTVESRTDKRPMMSDLRESGAIEQDADLIMFMYRDEYYNQESKMKGLAECIIGKHRNGPVGKVFLTWMGQFTKFDNAAYVPDIEEIGD; this is encoded by the coding sequence ATGAACGATTACACAGCCATGCCGTCTGAAGACGGAGGAATCGGCTCATTGTCGCTTCCGCCGCACTCAATGGAGGCGGAGCAGTCTGTTTTGGGCGGTTTGATGCTGGAAAATCCGGCATGGGACAGGATTGCCGATGTGGTTTCGGGAGAGGATTTTTACCGGCATGAACACCGCCTGATTTTCCGATCCATTGCCAAACTGATCAATGAGAGCCGTCCTGCCGATGTCATCACGGTTCAGGAGGATTTGCAGCGGAACGAAGAGCTGGAAGCGGCAGGGGGATTCGAATATCTGATTTCCCTGGCGCAAAATACTCCGTCTGCCGCCAACATCCGGCGCTATGCCGAAATCGTGCGCGAGCGTTCCATTATGCGCCAACTTGCCGAAGTGGGAACGGAAATCGCCCGCAGCGCCTACAATCCGCAAGGCAGGGATGCAGGTCAGCTTTTGGATGAGGCGGAAAACAAAGTATTCCAAATTGCAGAAAGCACGGCTAAATCCAAGCAGGGATTTCTCGAGATGCCTGAGCTTTTGAAAGAAGTGGTCGAGCGCATCGACATGCTTTATTCACGCGATAACCCGGATGAAGTTACCGGCGTGTCAACAGGCTTTATCGACCTCGATAAAAAAACCTCGGGTCTGCAGCCGGGAGATTTGATTATTGTCGCCGGTCGTCCTTCTATGGGTAAAACCGCCTTTTCCATCAATATTGCCGAACATGTCGCCATCGAAGGCAAGCTGCCGGTTGCCGTTTTCTCGATGGAGATGGGCGGTGCGCAGTTGGTTATGCGTATGCTCGGTTCCGTCGGACGGCTTGATCAGAGTATTTTAAAAACAGGCAGGCTGGCGGACGAACATTGGGGACGGTTGAACGAGGCCGTCGTCAAGCTTTCCGATGCACCTATGTATATCGATGAGACACCGGGCTTGACTGCGCTCGAACTGCGCGCCCGTGCCCGCCGTCTTGCACGTCAGTTCAACGGAAAATTGGGATTGATCGTCATCGACTACCTGCAACTGATGTCGGGTTCGGGGCGTTCGGACAACCGTGCTTCGGAGCTGGGAGAAATTTCACGTTCGCTTAAAGCGTTGGCGAAAGAATTGCAGGTTCCTATCATCGCTTTGTCTCAGTTGAGCAGGACGGTCGAATCGCGTACCGACAAACGCCCGATGATGTCCGACCTCCGCGAATCCGGTGCTATCGAGCAGGATGCCGACTTGATTATGTTTATGTACCGTGACGAATATTATAATCAGGAATCGAAGATGAAAGGTTTAGCGGAATGTATTATCGGCAAACACCGTAACGGCCCGGTCGGAAAAGTTTTCCTGACATGGATGGGGCAGTTTACCAAATTCGACAATGCTGCCTATGTTCCCGACATTGAAGAGATAGGGGATTGA
- a CDS encoding GspH/FimT family pseudopilin translates to MYIRRQQGFTLIELLIVMVIATIMAMMAFPSMSQWIASRRVASQAEQIANLLRFSRGEAVRLNVPVYICPVQVKKDGTANNKCDFSKKEQGMLAFGDKNGDKAYGGDTKDVSIRSVVLNDDIKDKRINYTFNHVAFGKAKPATDRVVWTFNQNGTFGYTDDQNLTSKSRFSYSDGYIQIVLTDARAVSDADKKFRSAVVLIDSSGRVEVCPRGDQRTMCQYK, encoded by the coding sequence ATGTATATACGAAGACAACAAGGTTTCACGCTGATAGAGCTGCTCATTGTGATGGTTATTGCAACCATTATGGCAATGATGGCTTTCCCCAGTATGAGTCAATGGATTGCATCGCGTCGCGTTGCAAGTCAGGCGGAGCAGATTGCCAATCTCTTGCGTTTTTCAAGGGGAGAGGCGGTTCGGCTCAATGTCCCTGTCTATATCTGTCCTGTTCAGGTTAAAAAAGACGGTACGGCCAACAATAAATGTGACTTCAGTAAGAAGGAGCAGGGAATGTTGGCTTTCGGCGATAAGAATGGCGATAAGGCATACGGAGGGGATACAAAAGATGTTTCCATCCGCAGTGTGGTATTGAATGATGATATCAAGGATAAGCGGATTAATTACACCTTCAACCATGTCGCTTTCGGTAAAGCCAAGCCGGCTACAGACCGTGTAGTTTGGACATTCAATCAAAACGGGACGTTCGGTTATACGGACGACCAGAATCTTACAAGCAAATCCAGATTTTCTTATTCCGACGGTTATATTCAAATTGTTCTGACAGATGCGAGAGCAGTTTCAGATGCCGATAAGAAATTCCGTTCGGCCGTAGTCTTGATTGACAGCAGTGGCAGGGTCGAAGTTTGCCCTAGGGGTGATCAGCGTACTATGTGCCAGTATAAATAA
- a CDS encoding general secretion pathway protein GspG — translation MEILPFQENIAERMLVGTEGESVHRDAQFVQTANGYWIAWHEGLAALLAPDTPPDIPCFWVEGAESLEELCAMVERGEFDEVEEFDGDDDAWHEAAQGCRHAHHGGCACGH, via the coding sequence ATGGAGATTTTACCTTTTCAGGAAAATATTGCGGAGCGTATGCTCGTCGGAACGGAAGGAGAGTCGGTTCATCGGGATGCGCAGTTCGTTCAAACGGCAAACGGTTATTGGATTGCGTGGCATGAAGGTTTGGCGGCATTGCTTGCGCCGGATACGCCTCCCGATATTCCGTGTTTTTGGGTAGAAGGGGCGGAAAGCCTTGAAGAGTTGTGTGCCATGGTCGAGCGCGGAGAGTTTGACGAAGTGGAAGAATTTGACGGTGACGACGATGCATGGCATGAGGCTGCACAGGGTTGCAGGCACGCGCATCACGGAGGCTGCGCCTGCGGGCATTAA